The Borreliella afzelii nucleotide sequence GTTAACAATTTGTTAAATTGCTTTACTATTTAGAGTAACAATTTATTAACTTTGTTACTTTGGGGCAATGCTTTTGAAAAAAGTTAAAAGATCTTTTGATGATTATGTTGCATATTTTAGACAAGGCTCATTAAATGATAGAGAAATAGCATCTAGACTTGGGGTTTCTAGAGTAAATGTGTGGAGAATGAGACAAAAATGGGAGAGTGGGGAGATTTCTGTTAATGAGGATTCTAGAGTAACAATTAGTGAAGATACTTTTGAACATCTTGTAGCACAAACTTT carries:
- a CDS encoding DUF603 domain-containing protein; translated protein: MKKVKRSFDDYVAYFRQGSLNDREIASRLGVSRVNVWRMRQKWESGEISVNEDSRVTISEDTFEHLVAQT